A region of Thermococcus argininiproducens DNA encodes the following proteins:
- a CDS encoding lipoate protein ligase C-terminal domain-containing protein: MKRIGEHKAKKGLIRFEIEEENSIAKTVRITGDFFIYPEETILELEDALKGKRLEELESIIDEFFSVRMDIEMPYIDVEDFKMALKNALSGGNEEK; encoded by the coding sequence ATGAAAAGGATTGGAGAACATAAGGCCAAAAAGGGCCTTATAAGGTTTGAGATTGAAGAGGAGAACAGTATTGCTAAAACTGTGAGAATTACTGGAGACTTTTTTATCTATCCTGAAGAAACCATTCTTGAGCTGGAGGATGCATTAAAAGGAAAGAGGCTAGAAGAACTTGAGAGTATAATAGACGAGTTCTTTTCTGTAAGAATGGATATCGAAATGCCCTATATAGATGTTGAAGACTTTAAGATGGCCCTTAAAAATGCATTGAGTGGTGGAAATGAAGAAAAGTAG
- a CDS encoding UDP-N-acetyl-D-mannosamine dehydrogenase: MKERIIEKSAEIAVIGLGYIGLPTAIMFANAGFNVIGYEIRDEVVKKLNSGNSHIVEPDIDELLHRAIKSGRLRATSDKNDIREKDVYLICVQTPLKDDKTPDLSYLENAVRTVAETMKRGSLVIIESTIPPMTTIRMAKLIEEVNGLKAGEDFYMAHAPERVMPGRIFKELVYNSRILGGIDEESAELAEILYRSFVKGQIFKTNSTTSEMVKLMENTFRDVNIALANEFALLAHQYGVDIFKAIELANTHPRVKIHTPGIGVGGHCLPKDPYLLLSSAKEDFGLVKKAREINEDMPLFVKDLLVSALKTINLPPEDAIVTVLGLAYKGDSDDTRNSPALFFIEEIKEEVKDVRTYDPYVKGTHETLEEALRGSDVAVIATDHSLFKNLNWEELGKLMRNRVLIDGRHVVQTPPKSFVFKGIGRGEY; this comes from the coding sequence ATGAAAGAGAGAATAATTGAGAAAAGTGCAGAAATCGCAGTCATTGGATTGGGATATATTGGGCTTCCAACCGCTATAATGTTTGCAAATGCAGGTTTTAATGTGATAGGGTATGAAATAAGGGATGAAGTTGTGAAAAAATTGAATTCTGGTAATTCTCATATAGTGGAACCTGACATAGATGAACTTTTACATAGGGCCATAAAAAGTGGCAGATTAAGGGCCACCTCTGATAAGAATGATATAAGGGAAAAAGACGTTTACTTAATATGTGTTCAAACGCCATTAAAGGATGATAAGACTCCTGATCTAAGTTATCTTGAAAATGCTGTTAGAACAGTTGCTGAGACTATGAAAAGGGGCTCTCTAGTGATAATTGAGAGCACGATTCCACCAATGACCACTATAAGAATGGCAAAGCTCATAGAGGAAGTAAATGGCCTAAAAGCTGGAGAAGATTTCTACATGGCACATGCTCCTGAGAGGGTAATGCCTGGAAGAATATTTAAGGAGCTTGTTTATAATTCGAGGATACTTGGAGGTATAGATGAAGAGAGTGCAGAACTAGCTGAGATTTTATACCGCTCTTTTGTAAAAGGTCAGATATTTAAAACCAACTCCACAACCAGCGAAATGGTAAAACTGATGGAAAACACTTTTAGAGACGTGAACATAGCACTGGCAAATGAATTTGCTCTTTTAGCTCATCAATACGGTGTTGATATTTTTAAAGCAATAGAATTGGCCAATACTCATCCACGGGTCAAAATTCACACTCCGGGAATAGGTGTTGGAGGGCATTGTTTGCCAAAAGATCCTTATTTATTATTAAGCTCGGCTAAAGAAGATTTTGGATTGGTGAAGAAAGCTAGAGAAATCAATGAAGATATGCCCCTCTTTGTCAAGGATCTTCTAGTAAGTGCTCTAAAGACTATAAACTTACCTCCGGAGGACGCCATTGTCACAGTACTGGGGTTGGCGTATAAAGGAGATTCGGATGATACGAGGAACTCTCCAGCTTTATTCTTTATTGAAGAGATAAAAGAGGAAGTGAAGGATGTAAGGACCTATGATCCATATGTAAAAGGTACTCACGAAACTCTTGAGGAGGCTTTAAGAGGGAGTGATGTGGCAGTGATAGCAACAGATCACTCGCTATTTAAAAATCTTAATTGGGAAGAATTGGGGAAACTCATGAGAAATAGAGTTTTAATAGATGGAAGACACGTAGTGCAGACTCCCCCAAAGAGCTTTGTGTTTAAGGGGATTGGGAGGGGCGAGTATTGA
- the wecB gene encoding non-hydrolyzing UDP-N-acetylglucosamine 2-epimerase, whose product MKPAFVFGTRPEIIKLAPVIRAFEERGIDPLLIHTGQHYDYEMSKIFLEELELHRIDYHLEVGSGTQAYQTGTAMIKIEEVLMKEKPDVSLVQGDTNTVLAGALASVKLKIPVAHVEAGLRSFDRTMPEEINRILADHASEILFAPTEEAKKNLEREGISEGVYVVGNTIVDAVLQNSEIAERKSKILDELGLRPKEYAVLTAHRAENTDSEENLKKLVEIIESLPITVIYPVHPRTEKRLKSLDLWDRLEQKAHVILTKPLGYLDFLKLQKNAKFVLTDSGGIQEESIILNVPCLTLRYNTERPETIKAGGNVLVGLEKGRVLYYVDRLLNDKEFYEKMESAKNPFGDGRSGERIVEILFNLYNKGELKVRSSRFI is encoded by the coding sequence TTGAAACCAGCTTTTGTTTTTGGAACAAGGCCTGAGATAATAAAGTTGGCACCTGTAATAAGGGCATTTGAGGAAAGGGGTATTGACCCATTACTCATTCATACTGGTCAGCATTATGACTATGAAATGAGCAAGATCTTTTTGGAAGAGCTTGAGCTTCATAGGATTGATTACCATCTTGAAGTTGGTTCTGGGACTCAAGCCTATCAAACTGGCACCGCCATGATAAAAATAGAAGAGGTTCTGATGAAAGAAAAACCGGATGTCAGTCTAGTTCAAGGGGACACAAACACTGTTTTAGCTGGTGCTTTGGCGAGTGTAAAGCTTAAGATCCCAGTGGCTCATGTTGAAGCAGGTTTACGGAGCTTTGATAGAACAATGCCTGAAGAAATAAACAGGATTTTGGCAGATCATGCTAGTGAGATTCTTTTTGCACCTACAGAGGAAGCAAAGAAAAATCTCGAACGGGAAGGTATATCTGAAGGAGTTTATGTTGTTGGGAACACAATTGTTGATGCGGTTCTTCAGAATTCGGAAATAGCCGAAAGGAAGAGTAAAATCTTAGACGAGCTTGGATTAAGACCTAAAGAGTACGCCGTTTTAACAGCCCACAGGGCAGAGAACACTGATAGTGAGGAGAACCTCAAAAAACTCGTGGAAATAATAGAATCCTTGCCGATAACTGTAATTTATCCGGTACATCCAAGAACGGAAAAGCGCTTAAAATCGTTAGATCTTTGGGACAGGCTAGAGCAAAAAGCTCATGTAATTTTAACGAAACCCTTGGGTTATCTTGACTTCTTAAAGCTTCAAAAAAATGCAAAGTTTGTGTTAACTGATTCAGGAGGAATTCAAGAAGAAAGCATAATACTAAATGTGCCCTGTTTAACGCTCCGCTACAATACTGAGAGACCAGAGACGATAAAAGCAGGTGGAAACGTCCTCGTAGGCCTAGAAAAGGGAAGAGTTCTTTACTATGTTGATAGACTCTTGAATGATAAAGAGTTTTATGAGAAGATGGAATCAGCAAAGAATCCTTTTGGAGACGGGAGGAGTGGAGAGAGAATAGTTGAGATTCTGTTCAATCTTTACAATAAAGGAGAACTGAAGGTGAGAAGCTCAAGATTTATTTAA
- a CDS encoding stage II sporulation protein M: MKKSRIFYGFVALFLIGSFFGILFARINPSSAEIIFSNLREFLGGNINENMDRFSLFTFIFFNNSRVAIISAIGGVLFGIVPAGILFFNGFIVGIVIEYFHLQGEDLLRIVLAILPHGLIEIPAFAVAGVGGVEWYFELVRGEGTLGERFLNGFRKSMKMLAIALVMLLIAAFVEAYITPTIASAV, from the coding sequence ATGAAGAAAAGTAGAATTTTTTACGGGTTTGTAGCCTTATTTTTAATAGGATCATTCTTTGGTATCCTTTTTGCTCGGATAAATCCTAGTTCAGCTGAGATAATATTTTCAAATTTAAGGGAATTCTTGGGGGGCAACATTAACGAGAATATGGATAGGTTTAGCCTTTTCACGTTCATTTTCTTTAATAATTCTAGGGTTGCAATTATTTCAGCAATTGGTGGGGTTTTATTTGGAATAGTGCCAGCTGGAATATTGTTCTTCAATGGGTTTATAGTTGGAATAGTGATAGAGTACTTCCATTTACAAGGTGAGGATTTGTTAAGAATTGTGCTAGCTATACTCCCTCATGGATTGATTGAAATTCCAGCTTTTGCTGTTGCAGGAGTTGGGGGTGTTGAATGGTATTTTGAGCTTGTTAGAGGGGAAGGTACTTTAGGAGAGCGCTTTTTAAATGGATTCAGGAAGTCTATGAAAATGCTTGCCATAGCGCTTGTGATGCTTTTGATAGCAGCTTTTGTCGAGGCTTATATCACTCCAACTATTGCATCTGCTGTTTGA
- a CDS encoding radical SAM protein: MMRIKLPNSYFEDHESTIRLIWRETLYADFEKKLLERAIKRKFRIKTTISAEDGYLIVDAENEEIERLITFLIQSHLGEFLRSRYTKRKVLYIHEGMNVPLLGYNAFGLIDRGTNLIQVRGSTGCNVSCIFCSVDEGPYSRTRILDYVVDVDYLLKWFDEVAQFKGKGLEAHLDGQGEPLLYPFIVELVQGLRENPNVNIISMQSNGILLSDKLIEELAEAGLDRVNLSIHSLDPEKAKMLMGMKNYDLNHVLEMAEALINAGIDVLFAPVIIFGINDMEAEAFIEFARRIGAGKRWPALGFQNYVPYKFGRHPSVRFLSFKKFYTWLRELEEKTGMRPLVLKPEHFGMHKRRFIPLEFHVGEVVKAKIILPGRIEGEMLAVARNRLIEVINTHAKVGEEIKVKIVRTRHGIYVGMPI, from the coding sequence ATGATGAGAATAAAGCTTCCCAACTCATATTTTGAAGATCACGAAAGCACTATAAGATTAATTTGGAGAGAAACTCTCTATGCCGATTTTGAAAAAAAGCTTCTTGAGCGGGCTATTAAACGAAAGTTTAGGATAAAAACCACCATAAGTGCTGAAGATGGATATCTCATTGTAGATGCTGAAAATGAAGAGATTGAGAGACTAATTACATTTTTAATCCAAAGTCATTTGGGGGAATTTCTAAGAAGTAGATATACAAAAAGAAAGGTGCTTTACATCCACGAAGGGATGAACGTCCCGCTTTTAGGATATAATGCATTTGGGTTGATAGACCGAGGAACAAACTTAATTCAGGTTAGAGGCTCTACAGGGTGCAACGTTTCGTGTATTTTCTGTTCTGTAGATGAGGGACCGTATTCAAGAACTAGAATTCTTGACTACGTCGTAGATGTAGATTATCTACTAAAATGGTTCGACGAAGTTGCCCAGTTTAAAGGAAAAGGACTTGAGGCCCACTTGGATGGCCAAGGGGAACCTTTACTCTACCCATTCATAGTAGAACTCGTACAGGGACTTAGGGAAAATCCAAATGTTAATATCATTTCAATGCAGAGTAATGGAATTTTGCTCAGCGATAAGCTAATTGAAGAGTTAGCAGAAGCCGGATTAGACAGAGTAAACCTCTCTATTCACTCCCTCGATCCAGAAAAAGCCAAAATGCTTATGGGAATGAAAAATTACGACCTTAATCATGTCTTGGAAATGGCCGAGGCCTTGATAAATGCTGGAATTGATGTCCTTTTTGCCCCAGTAATTATTTTTGGAATAAACGATATGGAAGCTGAGGCTTTTATTGAATTTGCAAGGAGAATTGGAGCAGGAAAAAGATGGCCTGCTCTAGGATTTCAGAACTATGTGCCATACAAATTTGGAAGACATCCCTCTGTTAGGTTTTTATCTTTCAAAAAATTCTACACATGGCTTAGAGAACTCGAAGAAAAAACTGGTATGAGGCCTTTAGTACTAAAGCCAGAACACTTTGGAATGCATAAAAGAAGATTCATCCCATTAGAGTTCCACGTTGGTGAAGTTGTTAAGGCAAAAATAATTCTTCCGGGAAGAATTGAGGGTGAAATGCTCGCTGTTGCCAGAAACAGACTCATAGAAGTTATAAACACCCATGCAAAAGTTGGTGAGGAAATTAAGGTAAAAATAGTAAGAACAAGACATGGAATTTATGTTGGAATGCCTATTTGA
- a CDS encoding DUF354 domain-containing protein, producing MKIWIDIVNAPHAHFFKGIIRELEKRGHEVLVTTREFDGLTGILDMLGIDYYIVGKHGGSTLEGKLIASVERQHKLAKLIIEEKPDLALYKNSPEAPRIAFGLGIPTIGFADNDTATAVNKLMLPFTRRLVYPKAIDAYELIKCGADANSLRPINGIPELAHLYGFVPSKKPLKELDLTAYSYIVMRTEPIKANYFNGDAEKSILENIIPLLPDIPIVLFPRTESQAKRFKHFENVIIPDHVTDSLSLLYYAKLMIGAGGTMNREALALGTPTISTYPGKLLAITRWLINLGIKFHSTDPIGVSEKAWELMRKNGAFRKHVRNVIMTMENPIDAFLNEIETYEEYGTFPVQETAPEELVSRK from the coding sequence GTGAAGATCTGGATAGACATTGTCAACGCACCTCACGCTCACTTTTTCAAGGGTATAATCAGGGAACTCGAGAAGAGAGGACATGAGGTTTTGGTCACTACAAGGGAATTTGACGGTTTAACTGGAATTTTGGACATGTTGGGAATAGATTACTACATTGTTGGAAAACATGGTGGTTCTACACTTGAAGGAAAGCTTATAGCAAGTGTTGAAAGACAGCATAAGCTCGCTAAATTAATAATTGAAGAAAAACCCGATTTAGCCCTCTATAAAAATTCCCCAGAGGCTCCAAGAATTGCCTTTGGTTTGGGGATTCCAACTATAGGATTTGCAGATAATGACACCGCAACAGCGGTTAATAAACTCATGTTACCGTTCACAAGGAGACTTGTTTATCCGAAAGCCATTGATGCATACGAGCTTATAAAATGCGGAGCCGATGCAAATTCTTTAAGACCTATAAACGGCATACCTGAGCTTGCTCACCTATATGGATTCGTTCCAAGCAAAAAGCCACTAAAAGAGCTAGATTTAACTGCCTACAGCTATATCGTCATGAGAACTGAACCGATAAAAGCCAATTACTTTAACGGGGATGCTGAGAAGAGCATACTTGAGAATATCATCCCTCTTCTCCCTGACATCCCCATTGTCCTTTTCCCGAGAACTGAAAGTCAGGCAAAGCGATTTAAACACTTTGAAAATGTTATAATCCCAGACCATGTTACCGACAGCCTATCGCTTCTATATTACGCAAAACTCATGATAGGAGCCGGTGGAACAATGAATAGAGAGGCACTAGCTTTAGGAACTCCAACCATATCGACATATCCAGGTAAGCTACTCGCAATAACCCGGTGGCTCATAAACTTGGGGATTAAATTCCATTCCACAGACCCCATAGGAGTTTCTGAAAAAGCCTGGGAGCTCATGAGAAAGAATGGAGCCTTTAGAAAGCATGTTAGAAACGTGATTATGACTATGGAAAATCCCATAGATGCATTTTTGAACGAAATCGAAACGTATGAAGAATATGGAACATTCCCTGTCCAAGAAACTGCTCCCGAAGAACTGGTGAGCAGAAAATGA